The Nostoc sp. 'Lobaria pulmonaria (5183) cyanobiont' DNA window ATTCCTAGTCAAAAAACTCAAAAGCGATCGCTTAGAGATAAATAGAGATAAATATCTGCAATATCCAGCCAAAGAACCCAGGATAATGAATCATAATTAATCTCTATAGCTTTGAGTTATCAGCCATCAGCCACCAATTACCAACCGGAAGCTGAGATGCCGAATATTCAAGGCTTTTGATTCAACTTAACGAATTAACTATGAATTCTGAAAAAATCAAAAATTCTCTAAATGTTTCGCCAGGGATACGTGTGGGAGTACTGGGTTTCGGCGGACTCGGACAAGCAGCCGCCAAGGTAGTTGCTGGCAAACAAGAAATGATTTTAGTCGCAGCAGCAGATCAAAAAGGCTACGCTTATGCTGCCGAAGGTTTAAATACTGAAGAATCCATTGCAACCTATCAGTCCCAAGGTTCGCTGGGTTATTTAGAGCCAATTGGTACATTAACAAATCAAAGTATTGAGGATTTAATCGAAATAGCTGAAGTCGATGGGTATTTTTTGGCTTTACCTAACCTACCAAATGACTTTATTCCCACTGTTGCTAAAGAATTTATCAAATCTGGTTGGCGTGGGGTATTAGTAGATGCAATTAAACGCACCACTGCTGTAGAACAACTCTTAGCGATGAAAGATGAACTGCAAGCAGCCGGGATTACCTACATGACAGGATGTGGTGCTACACCTGGACTATTAACAGCAGCAGCAGCTTTAGCCGCCCAAAGCTACGCCGAAATTCATCATGTTGAAATTACCTTTGGGGTGGGAATTGCGAACTGGGAAGCTTACCGCGCCACTGTTCGGGAAGATATCGGCCACATGCCTGGTTATACAGTGGAAATTGCGAGGGCGATGACTGACGCCCAAGTAGAAGCACTACTAGATAAAACTAATGGCGTGCTTACCTTAACAAATATGGAACACGCTGATGATGTGATGTTAGAAGTAGCAGGGATAGTGGGACGCGATCGCGTTACAGTTGGTGGTGTAGTCGATACCCGCAATCCCAAAAAGCCTCTCAGCACCAATGTGAAGGTAACAGGACGTACCTTTGAAGGAAAGATTTCCACCCATACCTTTACTCTGGGAGATGAAACTAGCATGGCAGCAAATGTCTGTGGCCCTGCTTTTGGCTATCTCAAAGCTGGTAGACAATTACACCAACGCGGCATCTATGGAATATTCACTGCTGCCGAAATTATGCCCCAATTTGTTAGGTAAATAGGGAATGGTGACTAGGGACTGGGGACTGGGAATACCCAATACCCAATACCCAATCCCCAATTCTTATAATGGTATTTCAGCGCTGATAAATTGGAGGTAAGTGCGATCGCTACGGTACACTGGCAGGAACGAGTTGGTAATCAAAGAGATTGGATTTGGCGCGGCTGGCAAACCCGCTACACTTACATTCGCCCTAGCCAAAGTCACCCCAATACAACACCTCTAATTCTGTTACATGGCTTTGGTGCTTCCATTGGTCATTGGCGACATAATTTAGAGGTGTTGGGTGAGCATCACACAGTTTACGCCATAGATATGTTGGGTTTTGGCGCTTCTGAAAAAGCCGCAGCTAATTACAGCATCGAACTCTGGGTTGAGCAGGTTTACGATTTCTGGAAAACATTTATCCGTCAACCAGCGATATTAATAGGCAATTCCAACGGTTCACTGATAGCGATGGCCGCCGCCGCCGCCCACCCCGATATGGTGCTGGGTATGGTAATGATGAGTTTACCCGACCCGTCATTAGAACAAGAAGCAATTCCTCCTGTCCTGCGCCCACTCGTCAGTGCAATTAAAAATGTTGTTGCTTCGCCGTTGATACTTAAACCTGTGTTTAACTTCGTGCGCCGTCCTGGGGTGCTGCGTCGCTGGGCTAGTCTCGCCTACGCTAACCCAGAAGCGATTAGCGATGAACTGATAGAAATCTTAGCAGGGCCTCCCCAAGACCGGGGTTCTGCAAGGGCGTTTAGTGCTTTATTCAAAGCTGCGATTGGAATTAATTTTAGTCCCAGTGTCAAGAAAGTATTACCAACCTTAACAATTCCCATGCTTTTAATTTGGGGACAAAAAGATCGGTTTGTGCCGCCAGCCCTGGCTAGCCAATTTGCCCAATATAATGAAAAGTTGGAACTGTTGAATCTGGAGGATGTAGGGCATTGTCCCCATGATGAATGCCCAGAACAAGTTAACCAAGCGATTTTAGATTGGATTGAAAGATGGATTGGCGATCGCCAACCATTGGTTGTTCCCTAAATATTATGCAATGGAAGCGATCGCATCAGCAGTAACTAGTACAGGACTGCGTAAATAAACATACCATTTCAAATGGCGCGAAAGCCTAGAATACAATACTTTTGACTTTTGACTTTTGACTTTTGACTTCCGCGCAGCGGTACTAGCCAATCGTCGCCTGGTTAGTGTCAACATCTGTAGCACCATTTACAGAACCCGCCACAGAAATCATTTTGTTGAGAATTTCTTGACTGGGGACTTTACCTTTCAACACTACAGTGCTACCCGTCTGAGCCACCCAAAGGGTATCAACATCGTCGAGTTGCGGATCTTGATCAAATGCCAACGCTACCCGCTTTGCTAAACCACTTTGGTCATATTCTCCGCTTAACCCTAGACGTTCTGGAGGTATTGATTGCGTAGCAGCAGCGACATCACTACTAGGAGCTTGCTGTACAGCCTGGGGAGCCGGATTTACTTCTGCATTTTGAGGTTTTTCCATTCCAAACAATCTTTGTAGCCAACCCATAAAAACTTGTCTCCTATTAGAGGCTTATCAAATCTGAGTATAAAAGCTTTACAAAAATGCTGCATCTGCCAACAAAAAGATATACATTCAACGAAATTTTTGCTTGCAGTAAGATTTCTAAACAATTTCTTGATTGAGAATGCAATGAGTGCAACGGTTAAGTTTACAATAGGAGGTCGCACTGAAAATTTAGTGCGGTAGTAGGTCTAGCATTGCCCTTTGCTAGTGTCTGCATTACTCAATTCCTGCTCTAGCCTCTGTTGGCGAAGATGAAACATACCCTTTCAGTTCTTGTAGAAGATGAGGCGGGTGTTCTTTCCCGCATTTCTAGTTTATTTGCGCGTCGCGGCTTTAATATTGAAAGCCTTGCTGTTGGCCCTGCTGAACAAGGAGGAGTCTCCCGAATTACAATGGTTGTCCCTGGTGACGATCGCATCATCGAGCAACTCACTAAGCAACTGTATAAGTTAGTCAATGTCCTAAAAGTCCAGGATATTACCGAAACTCCTTGTGTCGAGCGGGAATTGATGCTTTTGAAGGTGAATGCTAGTAGCAGCAATCGCTCAGAAGTGATCGAATTGTCTCAGATTTTCCGGGCGCGAGTCGTGGATGTGGCAGAAGATTCTCTCACTTTAGAAGTTGTGGGAGATCCAGGTAAAATGGTAGCGATCGTGCAAGTATTACAAAAATTTGGTTTGAAAGAAATCGCCCGCACTGGCAAAATTGCCCTAACTCGTGAGTCAGGCGTGAATACCGAGTTACTCAAATCTTTGGAAGCAAAGGTTTAGTTGGGAATTTAAATCAAGACTCAGAAATACTCAACCGCAGCATAAGTCATAGTGGCAATTGTTACTATGGCTTCTGTTTAGGGACTAGTATCGCTGCGCAGAAGTCAAAAGTCAAAAGTCAAAAGTATTGTATTCCAAGCTCTTGCGCCATTTTGAATGATATGTTTATTTACGCCGTGTTGTACTAGCAAAAAAAGAAATATCCAACTAAGCTTCAATTTTGGCGTTCCCGCTTCTTTTGTCGGAGACGCTACGCTAACGGGTTGCTGTAGGCATCGCTTCTTCTGGTGATACGTTACTATAGATGACACGTATCATCCCTGGCAGGTATTCATCCATCATCGTGACGTTGGCGTAAATCACCCGTTGTATTTTTTTAGTTAAAACTGCCATAAATTAAATTAAATATACCTTATTTAATGCTGTATAAATCTAATGCATCCTCTTGGCACAGTACTCCGCAGTCGTTATAAAATTATTCATCCCTTGGGAAGTGGCGGATTTGGGGAGACATATTTGGCAGAAGATTTGGATATACCTACAACTCCTAAGCCTAAATGTGTTGTCAAACATCTGAAGCCACAAAACCAGAGTGAAGGACTTCTGAAGATTGCTAAAGGTTTATTTAACCGGGAAGCTGAAATTTTATATCGCTTAGACAACATTCACAACCAAGTTCCCAAACTATTCGCCCATTTTGAAGAAAATGGCGAATTTTACCTAGTACAAGAATTTATTGATGGGCATAACTTAAGCAAAGAAATAATCGCAGGTCAGCCTTGGGGTGAAGCAGAAGTAAAAAAACTGCTCAGGGATGTTTTAGAAGTTTTAGTATTTATCCATCAACAAAGTATTATTCATCGTGATATTAAGCCACAGAATATCATGCGTCGTCATCAAGACGGAAAGATTGTGCTGATTGATTTTGGAGCAGTGAAAGAAATTAAAGGCTTGGAGACGAATACTCAAGGTCTAGTCACATCAAGCATCCTGATTGGCACAAATGGCTATATGCCAGATGAACAAGCTAATGGTAAGCCGAAACTATCTAGCGATGTGTATGCAGTAGGTATGCTAGGAATTCAAGCACTGACAGGCGTACCGCCTCAAAATTTACCCGAAGATCCCGTAACAGGTGAAATAATTTGGCGGGATCGGGCGAATGTCAGCGACAGATTTGTCGAGGTGTTAACAAATATGGTGCGCTCTCACTTTAGCCAGCGTTACCAAACAGCAGCAGAAGCGTTGCAAGCACTTACTCAATCAACACCATCACCAAAACCAAAGTCAGATCGCCAGCGATCGCAATCTAATCGGAAAGTTATGGTAACAGGCGGAGCAGTTTTACTTGGATGTATCATGTCTTTGTATATGGTATCTAAATATTTTGCTCAATCACCAACCCCTCCAAATCCACAAGCAGTTACTCCGAAACCGCTTCCTACAATCAACAAATTCTCTCAGCTACCTTGCGATAGCGATCAACAGCTATCCTCACCCCCTACAGCTACAGGAAATCCAACACACGAAACTAACGTCTATAAATATTACGGGCAGATCAATCCAAAAACGAAAGAAGCCAATGGTAAAGGGTTGATGATTTTTAAGAAGAATCAATTTCAATACTATGGAGACTTTAAGAATAATAAACGTAGTGGTTGTGGGAGATTATCATATCCGGTAAAAAGTAATATTAACTATTATTTAGGGCAGTTTGAAAATGATGAGTTGCAAGGGCTGGGATATTTAAAATTGAGAAACGGAAACGAATATAGAGGAAACTTTGTTAAGAGTAAATGTCAAGGTAAAGGAGTATATATATATGCAGATAAAACTGAGCAAGATGGAATCTGGCGTGAAGATAAGTTAGAAGGAAGTGACTTATTATGTAATAAGGAGCCTTCAGCATCTAGTATGCTAACTATCAGCTTTCTCAGCCTAAAACCCTTTTAACGGTACTGTACAAGAGATTAATAATTAACTTAAGTTAATTAAAAGACTTTGATGTGGCTTTCGTTACTTCAGCAATTTTAGATTACGCAGTTTATTAAACTAGCACTTTACTATTAATTTTCCCCAAAATTGGCGAAATATCCGAAAATATTAAGAAATATTTAAGTTTATTTTCATTTATGCTAGTTAAATACATCTAATGGTTTATACTTAGTGTATTAACAGTGTTTTGATAAATTTAAATATTTATACTGAATTATCTATAATTACGTACTTAATATGTATTTTTTAACTATGCCAAACTATGGGCTTGATACCGTTATTTATAAGTATTAAGTAAGTACCATTTTCCAGAGAATTAGTATTTATGAATGAATTTTAGGTTGTATACATTAGAAAAGAAAGGTATTTTATGAAGATAAAATTTATACTTTATGCTTCTTGTTTACTTATTTCTACAAGTTTAGGTGTTCTTCCAATACAGCAAATACTAGGGCAAGAAGCATCGCCAGCATCTCCTGAACCAAACACTGTACCAGGTTCCCCAA harbors:
- a CDS encoding BON domain-containing protein — encoded protein: MGWLQRLFGMEKPQNAEVNPAPQAVQQAPSSDVAAATQSIPPERLGLSGEYDQSGLAKRVALAFDQDPQLDDVDTLWVAQTGSTVVLKGKVPSQEILNKMISVAGSVNGATDVDTNQATIG
- a CDS encoding alpha/beta fold hydrolase, encoding MEVSAIATVHWQERVGNQRDWIWRGWQTRYTYIRPSQSHPNTTPLILLHGFGASIGHWRHNLEVLGEHHTVYAIDMLGFGASEKAAANYSIELWVEQVYDFWKTFIRQPAILIGNSNGSLIAMAAAAAHPDMVLGMVMMSLPDPSLEQEAIPPVLRPLVSAIKNVVASPLILKPVFNFVRRPGVLRRWASLAYANPEAISDELIEILAGPPQDRGSARAFSALFKAAIGINFSPSVKKVLPTLTIPMLLIWGQKDRFVPPALASQFAQYNEKLELLNLEDVGHCPHDECPEQVNQAILDWIERWIGDRQPLVVP
- the ilvN gene encoding acetolactate synthase small subunit — protein: MKHTLSVLVEDEAGVLSRISSLFARRGFNIESLAVGPAEQGGVSRITMVVPGDDRIIEQLTKQLYKLVNVLKVQDITETPCVERELMLLKVNASSSNRSEVIELSQIFRARVVDVAEDSLTLEVVGDPGKMVAIVQVLQKFGLKEIARTGKIALTRESGVNTELLKSLEAKV
- a CDS encoding protein kinase domain-containing protein; its protein translation is MHPLGTVLRSRYKIIHPLGSGGFGETYLAEDLDIPTTPKPKCVVKHLKPQNQSEGLLKIAKGLFNREAEILYRLDNIHNQVPKLFAHFEENGEFYLVQEFIDGHNLSKEIIAGQPWGEAEVKKLLRDVLEVLVFIHQQSIIHRDIKPQNIMRRHQDGKIVLIDFGAVKEIKGLETNTQGLVTSSILIGTNGYMPDEQANGKPKLSSDVYAVGMLGIQALTGVPPQNLPEDPVTGEIIWRDRANVSDRFVEVLTNMVRSHFSQRYQTAAEALQALTQSTPSPKPKSDRQRSQSNRKVMVTGGAVLLGCIMSLYMVSKYFAQSPTPPNPQAVTPKPLPTINKFSQLPCDSDQQLSSPPTATGNPTHETNVYKYYGQINPKTKEANGKGLMIFKKNQFQYYGDFKNNKRSGCGRLSYPVKSNINYYLGQFENDELQGLGYLKLRNGNEYRGNFVKSKCQGKGVYIYADKTEQDGIWREDKLEGSDLLCNKEPSASSMLTISFLSLKPF
- the bioU gene encoding (S)-8-amino-7-oxononanoate synthase BioU, translating into MNSEKIKNSLNVSPGIRVGVLGFGGLGQAAAKVVAGKQEMILVAAADQKGYAYAAEGLNTEESIATYQSQGSLGYLEPIGTLTNQSIEDLIEIAEVDGYFLALPNLPNDFIPTVAKEFIKSGWRGVLVDAIKRTTAVEQLLAMKDELQAAGITYMTGCGATPGLLTAAAALAAQSYAEIHHVEITFGVGIANWEAYRATVREDIGHMPGYTVEIARAMTDAQVEALLDKTNGVLTLTNMEHADDVMLEVAGIVGRDRVTVGGVVDTRNPKKPLSTNVKVTGRTFEGKISTHTFTLGDETSMAANVCGPAFGYLKAGRQLHQRGIYGIFTAAEIMPQFVR